A window from Canis aureus isolate CA01 chromosome 23, VMU_Caureus_v.1.0, whole genome shotgun sequence encodes these proteins:
- the LOC144295463 gene encoding olfactory receptor 52K1 — protein MTVFNITTTHPASFLLVGIPGLEHLHNWISIPFCFAYTLALLGNCTLLFIIQADAALHEPMYFFLAMLAAIDLVLSSTTLPKMLAIFWFRDREISFYGCLVQMFFLHSFSIMESAVLLAMAFDRYVAICKPLHYTTVLTRPLITKIGMAAVARAVTLMTPLPFLLRRFHYCRGTMIAHCYCEHMAVVRLACGDTRFNNIYGIAVAMFIVVLDLLFVILSYIFILRAVLQLASQEARYKAFGTCVSHIGAILSTYTPVVISSVMHRVARRAAPHVHILLAIFYLLFPPMINPIIYGVKTKQIRDHVLNLFQRKKV, from the coding sequence ATGACAGTGTTCAATATCACCACAACCCATCCAGCTTCCTTCCTGCTGGTAGGAATTCCAGGCCTGGAGCACCTGCATAACTGGATCTCCATTCCATTCTGCTTTGCCTATACTCTGGCCCTGCTAGGCAACTGCACCCTTCTCTTCATTATTCAGGCTGATGCAGCCCTCCATGAGCCCATGTACTTCTTTCTGGCCATGTTGGCAGCCATTGACCTGGTCCTCTCTTCTACAACACTTCCCAAAATGCTGGCTATTTTTTGGTTCAGAGATCGGGAGATCAGCTTCTATGGCTGTCTGGTCCAGATGTTCTTTCTCCACTCCTTCTCTATCATGGAGTCAGCAGTGCTGCTGGCCATGGCCtttgaccgctatgtggccatctgcaagccattGCACTACACCACAGTCCTGACTAGGCCCCTGATCACCAAGATTGGCATGGCAGCTGTGGCTCGGGCTGTGACATTAATGACTCCACTCCCCTTTCTGCTCAGACGCTTCCACTACTGCCGAGGCACCATGATTGCCCACTGCTACTGTGAGCATATGGCTGTGGTGAGGCTGGCCTGTGGGGATACTCGCTTCAACAATATCTATGGCATTGCTGTGGCCATGTTTATAGTGGTGTTGGACCTGCTGTTTGTTATCTTGTCTTACATCTTCATCCTTCGGGCAGTTTTACAGCTTGCCTCTCAAGAGGCCCGCTACAAGGCCTTTGGGACATGTGTGTCTCACATAGGTGCCATCTTATCTACCTACACACCTGTGGTCATCTCCTCAGTCATGCATCGTGTGGCTCGCCGGGCTGCCCCTCATGTCCACATACTACTTGctattttctatcttctttttccgCCCATGATCAATCCCATCATCTATGGTGTCAAGACCAAGCAGATTCGTGATCATGTGCTCAATCTGTTCCAGAGAAAGAAAGTGTAG
- the LOC144295464 gene encoding olfactory receptor 52K1-like has product MAMSASNISSTYPALFMLMGIPGLEHLHNWISIPFCFAYTLALLGNCTLLFIIQADAALHEPMYFFLAMLAAIDLVLSSTTLPKMLAIFWFRDREISFYGCLVQMFFLHSFSIMESAVLLAMAFDRYVAICKPLHYTTVLTRPLITKIGMAAVARAVTLMTPLPFLLRRFHYCRGTMIAHCYCEHMAVVRLACGDTRFNNIYGIAVAMFIVVLDLLFVILSYIFILRAVLQLASQEARYKAFGTCVSHIGAILAFYTPVVISSVMHRVARRAAPHVHILFANFYLLFPPMINPIIYGVKTKQIRERVLGLFQRKDA; this is encoded by the coding sequence ATGGCCATGTCAGCCTCCAATATCAGCTCAACCTATCCGGCACTCTTCATGTTGATGGGGATCCCAGGCCTGGAGCACCTGCATAACTGGATCTCCATTCCCTTCTGCTTTGCCTATACTCTGGCCCTGCTAGGCAACTGCACCCTTCTCTTCATTATTCAGGCTGATGCAGCCCTCCATGAGCCCATGTACTTCTTTCTGGCCATGTTGGCAGCCATTGACCTGGTCCTCTCTTCTACAACACTTCCCAAAATGCTGGCTATTTTTTGGTTCAGAGATCGGGAGATCAGCTTCTATGGCTGTCTGGTCCAGATGTTCTTTCTCCACTCCTTCTCTATCATGGAGTCAGCAGTGCTGCTGGCCATGGCCtttgaccgctatgtggccatctgcaagccattGCACTACACCACAGTCCTGACTAGGCCCCTGATCACCAAGATTGGCATGGCAGCTGTGGCTCGGGCTGTGACATTAATGACTCCACTCCCCTTTCTGCTCAGACGCTTCCACTACTGCCGAGGCACCATGATTGCCCACTGCTACTGTGAGCATATGGCTGTGGTGAGGCTGGCCTGTGGAGATACTCGCTTCAACAATATCTATGGCATTGCTGTGGCCATGTTTATAGTGGTGTTGGACCTGCTGTTTGTTATCTTGTCTTACATCTTCATCCTTCGGGCAGTTTTACAGCTTGCCTCTCAAGAGGCCCGCTACAAGGCCTTTGGGACATGTGTATCTCACATAGGTGCCATCTTAGCCTTTTACACACCTGTGGTCATCTCCTCAGTCATGCATCGTGTGGCTCGCCGGGCTGCCCCTCATGTCCACATACTTTTTGCTAATTTCTATCTGCTCTTCCCGCCCATGATCAATCCCATCATCTATGGTGTCAAGACCAAGCAGATTCGTGAGCGGGTCTTAGGACTATTCCAAAGAAAGGATGCATAA